In Arvicola amphibius chromosome 1, mArvAmp1.2, whole genome shotgun sequence, one DNA window encodes the following:
- the LOC119819497 gene encoding olfactory receptor 5B2-like, whose amino-acid sequence MLHVANSSRLSTFILLGLTDNPELEVPLFTTFTLIYLVTLIGNLGMIVLIWLDSRLHTPMYLFLSNLSLADCVYSSAVTPKVMAGLLAGDKVISYGGCVAQMFFFVSFASVDCFLLAVMAFDRHAAVCKPLHYATTMTTSVCTHMVISCYVFSLVESSIYTGFIFDLSFCHSNVIHHFFCDIPPILALSCSDIYVNEIVLFVITSFNVFFALIVILTSYAFIFIAILRMHSAEGQKKAFSTCASHLTAVTIFYGTIIFMYLQPSSSHSLDNDQMASVFYTIVVPMLNPIVYSLRNKEVHNALKKAIEKMKSAQHLALIRDLHNFCN is encoded by the coding sequence ATGTTGCATGTGGCAAACAGCAGTAGACTGAGTACATTTATACTCCTTGGACTAACTGACAACCCAGAACTCGAAGTCCCTCTGTTCACGACATTCACCCTCATCTATCTCGTCACATTAATTGGGAACTTGGGCATGATTGTGTTGATCTGGCTGGACTCCCGtctccacactcccatgtacCTTTTCCTCAGTAACCTCTCTCTGGCAGACTGTGTTTACTCCTCAGCTGTGACTCCAAAGGTGATGGCTGGGCTTCTCGCAGGGGATAAAGTTATCTCCTATGGGGGATGTGTTGCTcaaatgttcttctttgtgtcttttgcAAGTGTTGACTGTTTTTTACTTGCTGTCATGGCTTTTGACAGACATGCTGCAGTTTGCAAGCCCTTACATTATGCCACTACCATGACAACTAGTGTGTGTACTCACATGGTGATCAGCTGCTATGTGTTCAGCTTAGTTGAATCTTCTATCTATACTGGGTTTATCTTTGATCTCTCCTTTTGCCATTCTAATGTAATTCATCActtcttctgtgatattcctCCAATCCTGGCTCTTTCTTGCTCTGATATATATGTTAATGAAATTGTACTCTTTGTCATAACATCCTTCAATGTCTTTTTTGCTCTGATAGTTATCTTGACCTCCTATGCCTTCATATTCATTGCTATCCTGAGGATGCATTCAgcagaaggacagaagaaagccTTCTCTACTTGTGCATCCCACCTCACCGCTGTGACCATATTCTATGGAACTATAATCTTCATGTATCTACAGCCAAGTTCTAGTCATTCCTTGGACAATGACCAAATGGCATCTGTGTTCTATACCATAGTAGTTCCCATGTTGAACCCAATTGTCTATAGCTTAAGGAATAAAGAGGTTCATAATGCCTTAAAGAAAGCCATTGAGAAGATGAAGTCTGCTCAACATTTAGCTTTAATTAGAGATTTACACAATTTTTGCAATTAA